One Salvelinus alpinus chromosome 9, SLU_Salpinus.1, whole genome shotgun sequence genomic window, ATGGGGATCCCGCTTTTAGGAGCTCCAATCTCTTGAACCCGGGGGGCGGGGACGATTTGACCGCAGAGGCTTGCCGATACATTCAGGAGCAGATTAAAAAAAAGATAAATGAAACACCGAAATGCCGCAGGTTGAAGCGCATGCGTGCGCAATAAACAGATATCTAAAATGAATGTCAAAATAGTTGACTGTAGGCTACCTTGCACAGAGAAAGTGATGTCATTCGCTTTTTACAAGCATCATTTTTTCAACAGCTTCCAACGATGTGCGTGTTCAGCATCAGTATCTGTTTCCCAATTAAATAAGAAGATGAGACTGTTCAATCACCACATTACTTTACATGAAGCAGGCAAGGCTTGGAGCAATTCTAGGCACCAGTGTCGACTGCAGCCAGAAAGCCTCGTTcaaaaaagtgttattttttCTAAATCCTGCACCCATAGAAAATAAATGTATGACTTCTAATGTAGCCTACGTTGTGACCTAACAAACTGATTCATCCTCATCATTATTCCTACATTCATCATCATATCCATGAAAGTAGCCTATTCCTAGTATTTATAAAAACCTAGCCTGCTACAGGTACACAACTATCCACATCCGCTGTTATCATATGAAtagttttttaaatgttatttccccaaaaaatgtatacCTAGCCCAAgttagaccacagcctgtcgtttccaatgtgAGCTAATGactgggcagaacaagcaaggatgctagatactactgcactgtcagggctaggaacacaagcatttcgctacacccgcaataatatctgcgaaatatgtgtatgtgaccaataaaatgtgatttgattttgatttgaaggaGGTGGGAAGAGACAAGCATGAGATAGCGttatcctattggcgcgttctaatatatatttgcatatttccgttaggaaCGCCAACTTTGAAGTGCGCATGTGCAACAACTCAATTCGCCACTGAATGCCTTCTAAAGAACGCAATTTTTAAAAACGTTGACAAAGGGAAAAGTTTACAAAACATAGTCCACTCTATTCGTAACAACTGTTTGTTTTGGAAAcagaactgtattgagatcaaatgtttcttCGATGAGAAGATTGgtagaatgtcggccaaaatccatatTCTCCCACTGTcgaccactgggcttcctctcatcaccatatttggtagtgagtagAAACGTCAACCGATGCTTCAtatttatacatccagtgaaaatctgtctcattgttctagcTGTGTTATTACTCTATTCTAATGCATTCATGGTGGAATTTCTaataacttttattttgaagtcGGGTTTGTGGGCGTCACACTTTCACAGGAAGTAACCGCCCCCTTGTTAGTGGATGTTTTTGAGTTTTGCACTCACGTTGTGTACATTTTTCTGTGAATTATAACCCAGAAGATTTCTTACTAAAGGTGAATTCAACAAATACATTGAAATACGTGTAGTTTTTTAATGTTTGGCATTGCAACGGTCCCATATAATAAAGCAGGAAATGCTCCGGctgtagctagccagcaagctaacgCCAACTAGCTactttggctagctagctgagcACTTTGCGATCATGAACATGTGATGATAACTATTAGCTAGGTTTTCAAGGCACGATCTCTGTTTATTAGCTGCTGGATCCTTGCCTGTAAATTACAATGTTCTTGAACAGCTAGCTAAGATAGTTAACATTCAAATTGCAGGAGAGGTGTTGCCATGATATGGTGTACCATTAGGTGAGAGACGATGAGAATGTGATTGGTTGAAAGCTTAGTTAAAATGTTATTTTCTGATGTGGTAATAGTATAATATCACAGCCCTGTACCTAAACAAAGTAATACATAGCCATACACCGTATTGTGTGATACCCCACTATGTTTACAGATCGTCAAATCCTTTTGTCTAAGATGTTCCTTTATCTGTAAGGTGATGATACGGCGTCCCAAGCCCACTGACTCGGAGGCTGACCTCCTACAAGAGCAGGAGAGGTTTCTTGCCTCGGGGACCCCATCCACTGTCAATGTGGTCCGACGGCCAGACAAGAGATCAGGAGACTCCAAGGGGGCTCAAGGAGACCAGAGAGATGTGGTCACAATCCAAGGTtcataggctgtgtttacacaggcagcccattgCTGaacttttttccactaattggtcttttgaccaatcacataagATATTTtttacatcagatctttttcagagttgGTCTGATtggtacatttttttaaatcagaattgggctgtctctgtaaacgcagccatagtaACAGTCTGTCATACGCCTTTTTGTAAGATAGTTGATTGTGTGTAGCGGGGAGCCCAAACACAACTTTAGGTTTTCTGATTGTTAATAACATGATGCTGTGCATCTCTTTCTTCAGATCTTCCAGATGAGCTCCCCACTCTGACTCCTGCACCTCCCAAAAAGTCTCGCCTCAAAGTCGATCGTGTTCGTTTCGAGGATGAGGacccagaggagaggttggacagACATGACACGCACATCAGTGCTGTTCTCTCTAAGATCATTGTGAGTGATACTCTCGCCATCTATCTCCTGCTCAGCAGAGCCACACACAGTTCTGTTTGTGTCTCAACAACAACTCCTACACTTTCGCTTCTCTTCCCTTAGGAAAGGGACACTAGCACTACACCAGTGTCCTCACCAGCATTCACAAGCCTTGCTTTTCCTAAAGTATTACACCGGCCTGAGATGGAGAGCATGGTAGGAGCTCAATTGCTCAGTTTTGTTATGAGGATCAATCAGTTACTACAGAATTTACTTCATACTAAATGTGGTACAATTAATCCAGAATGGTGCTTCATAAGTTATGGATAAACACACAAACTATTCCTCTAAACTATGCTATGTTTCACTAGGTTCCAGCTGCTGGTGAAAAGAGGAGCATTTTTGCCCGACAGATTGCAGCACAGAGAATAAAAGAGGGAAATACCCCTTTATACTTTGCACCAGAATCCAGGGGTCAAACATCTGGACCCAAGGTGCTGAACCTCTCTCCAGAGTCCACCATGGAGATGGATCAACCTCCCTCTAGACTTGACAGTAAGTACCAGAGTTCCAGTAATTAATTTCATAAAGTTGAAAAGAATGTATTCCTGGCAGACAATAATTCGTACTTTGATGTCTACTCTGAAGGCACAACTTGGCTTGCACTGAATGGGATGTCCTGTTTGTTTTTGTACTGTCCCACTTGCCAGCCAATACTAAACTGTTCAGTTGGGAAAACTTGCTcatgtctctctttttcttccaGGATTCAGTGCAATGGTGGGCCCCAGGCTGGTGTCTGGCCAGGGACTTGGTGGGTCAGACAGTACAGTAGAAATGCTGAAGATCCAACAGGAGAACCAGGCCAAACTACAGGCCATGTCTAAGGGCGAAATCCTGGAGGAGCAGAAAAGGCTGCTGGGTCAGCTAGGTAGGCACATGTTGCTATTTGAGGATTGTGTGCTGTGTTTGGTAATGTGAGCCTTTTAAACCTTCAATCATATTGTGTACCTCTCAGATCCCAGACTTGTTGACTTTGTGAGATCTCGTAAGGCACAGGGAGCCCTAGCCTCTGCCCCACAGCCTTCCAACTCCCAGGATGAGAGACGCAGGGAACAGCGTCTACAAGAAACCGTCATGATGCCAGATCAGAATCCTcgggaggtagagatggagagagaggaagatgaggacgAACCGACCCCCCAACCGCCAATGAAAGGTAGAAGACATTTTACAAATGTGCTGTAACTCCATTACGAATTAGCGAGAGAGCCTGCCTCTGCACTGTCAGTCCAAGCACACCTGGATGTCTGCCAACTGTTTCCCCTCTCCTTTCAACTAATTGCACAAGTCATTTCGTATTGCAGAAAAAAGACGCCTTGGAGCTCCGTGACTAGAATACCAGGGCTGAACACTGATTTAAATCTGCCTGATTAGAAGGAAGCCGGCCAAATTCAGATTCACTTTGTGTAGTGGAGATCGTGGGGGAAAGCCCAAGACATACTGTATGAACATAGAGGAAGAATGATTGTCCGTTTCTGGACCACAGTGCGTGCCTACAGTATTTTGGATTGTTTTCAGACAGCAATGCCAGCATTACAAGCTTTTATTATCCATTACACTGATAGGAGAGAAATGTACTACTGAGGTGCTAGAGTAACTCTAGATGCATTCGAGTCACCCCAAAACATGGTTTCCATTCAGATCTAGATCATTTTGGATATTTAGCCCATGAAGTGCTTTACAAATAGTGCTAATTATCGTACTAATGATGCattaccaccatgtatctctccagaGGAGGACCTGCCAGTCAAGCCTCAGAAGGAGTGGGTGCACATGGACAAGCTGGAGCCAGAGAAGCTGGAATGGATCAGGGACCTGCCTGCCCCCAGACGGAAAGGAACCAAGCAGGTACTAACTACTGTTTACACGGAACACGTTGTCAAGAGATGCGAGGAGCTTGTGTGTTTGTCTCATCTAGTGactatcactgtgtctctgtgctgACAGGCCATGCAGGCTCGCTTTGACTTTGCCGGAACCCTGATCCCGCCTACAGAGGACCTGCCCACCCACCTTGGTCTTCACCACCACGGAGAGGAGCCTGAGGTCAGCATAGTGCACGAACACACATCTCCTGGAAGTTTTTCCAGAGAATATGCCTGTTGatgtcttctctctgtctttctcagcTGGCTGGTTACTCCCTGCAGGagctcttccttctctctcgtAGTCAGGTGATCCAGCAGCGGAGCCTGGCACTCAACACTCTGGCCCACATCCTCACCAAGGTACTGCCTGTCAATCAGTTCGATCACATCAAAAGACAGTTGAATCTGCTTTAACATTGGAGATCGGTGTTCCTGTAGGCGCGGGCTGGCGAGTTTGCAGCCGCTCTCAGGGGCAGTGTGGTGTCCACTCTGCTGGATGCTGGCCTTCTCTTCCTGCTGCGCTTCTCACTGGACGATAATGTGGAGGGAGTGATGTCCGCCGCCGTGCACGCACTCCGAGCCCTCCTGGTGTCCTCAGACGACGAGGTAAAAGACCTTGCACACAGTGCACTTTGTATCATCACCACTAGAGGGTGCCATGGTAAAAAAAATGGATCTTTGTCCCTGTCTTGTTTCAGGATTGTCTGGACAGCACTCTCTCATGGTTCCGTGGGCTGGCCTCTTTTCCTCTACTGCCCACTGctcaggaagaggaggatgaggaagacgaGGGGCTGCCTGAGGTCATGAGAGAGACGGCTcaagagaaggaagagaagaagaCTGATCATGACGTGGCCAGGAATGATGTCGTTAAGGTGACTAGAGAGCAGACTGATTAATCATCCCAACACTCCATTATCTTTCCACTATCGCTCGCTCTGTGATTCTGCACCTCAATGTCTTTGCACCCTGTGGAGTAGTGCTAGGGATAAATGCATTGTGTAAAGCTATCGGCTGTGTTGTTTCTCTGTCTCAGGGTTTACTGAGGATGAAGCTGCTTCCTAGGCTACGCTACATCCTCGAGGTGATCCGCCCGTCACCCAGGGTGGTCCAGGACATGCTGGGAGTCCTGATCCGAATCGCCAGACACTCCTCCTCTGCAGCCACTCAGGTAACATCAACTACACTGCCCACAATTCCCTCTGGCATATCTCTGCCGCTCTCTGGTTTTATTAGCTATAAGCCTCTTGACATGAGTTAACATTTGTAGTATGACTACTATCTGGACTGTCACTGCAGGTCTTGGACTGCCCTCGTCTGATGGAGACTGTTATGTCAGAGTTCCTGCCCTGCTCCTGGACAGTGCCCGCCTCACCCACGCCCCAGTCTGCATACGGACTGCCCGTGGCCAATGCCATGAAGCTGCTACGCGTCCTGGCCACCACTGGAAGGCACGCCTGTGCCAGGCTGGTAAGTTTGGAGAGAGTTTTCAAACCCAACTGCCAGCTTACCTCATGTAGTAATGCTACGCTTTCTTCTGTTGGGTAACTTCAATGTGATGGAGTGATGCATAAGTGTTTTATGATCTTGATGTGATATATGATCTTGTCTAATAGACTAGTAGAATGAAGTCACCCTGACTGTGTTCCCCAGCTGAACTCTCTAGGTGCGCGGGAGCGTCTGTCTCGTCTGCTTGCCCCAGAGCCCAGCGAGCTGCTGCTGGAGCCAGAGGAGGCCTTGAGGGTCAGCACTGAGGCCTACCGGCTGTGGGCCGTTGCAGCCAGCTACGGACAGGCCTGTAACCTGTACACGTGAGTCACTGGTCTTCAAACGCCCAAACAATcacctacactgagtgtacaaaacattaggaacaccttgcacgcgctcagaacagcctcaattcgtcagggcgtcgaaagcgttccacggggattctggcccatgttgactccaatgcttcccacagttgtgtgaagttgggCTGGTTGTccttttgagtggtggaccactcttgatacacacaggaaactgttggaacgttaaaaaaacagcagcgttgcagttcttgacacacacaaaccggtgcgcctggcagctAATACCAGACCCCATTCAAACGTActgaaatcttttgtcttgcctattcaccctctgaatggcacacatacacaatccatgtctcaacgcTTAAACATCTTTCTttgacctgtctcctccccttcatctacactaatggaagtggatttaacaagtgacatcgataaaggatcatagctttcacctggtcagtctatgtcatggaaagagcaagggttcctaatgttttgtacattcagtgtatatcTCTAGGCTCCTGGGGGATGGTGGGGCCGTAATAAGCCATCTGGACACGCTgtgttaaaaaaatattattcCTCCTAATTTCATGTTCAAAGGTATTGCTTAATACCACAGACAACCTAGATCAGATGGGTATAATTGCTTGGTGTTAGATTATACATGGCAGGAAAAGCTGCGTCAAAAACAAGTCTGTCCCTCAGGGTGAATAGTACAGCAGAACATTTTCTTCCCTCTACCATTACCAGGGACCTGTACCCCATCCTGGTGAGAGTGTTGCAGTCTGCCCACCGGTCCTGGCGCCCCTCAGACCCCCTGTTGACCCTGGAGCTCCACAGGCTCCAGGCCCTCCTCACTCTGctcacacacgtcacacacaccgCTGGCTGCCATCAGGAGCTGCAGGCTGGCCTggtcaggtaacacacactctgGATCTCTACTACTTCTAACTATGTTCACTTCTGCAGCTTTGACGTGTTTCATGTGACTCCATCATGTGCTGCTTTGTATTGATAGCCATTGGATTCAACAGTGCCAAACCTCTACTTTCACTACAGTTCCCAGGGGGCCGAGTGTCCTCCCCCACCCCCGGTGACGTGGGGTCATGTGACAGGTCTGCAGCCCACAGTGCTGGGGCTGCTGAAGGGCTGTGTGAGAACCCTGGGGGAGCCAGTCCAGAGGGAGAGCACCCTGAGACTGGTGCCGGCCTACCTTGTCTACATGGGGGCCTTCTACTCCCAGCTCTCCATCCAGGTGACTGTATAAAAACTATAGCAGTACTCAACAAGGGAATTAAAAGATCAGACCAGAATTGTTTCTAAATAGTTCTAACTGCCTGTTCTCGTCGTCCTTCATCAGTACAGATTGGAAATAGGCTTCCACTACAGTGCTGTGATAAAATATTTGCCCCCTTTTCGGATGTTCTGttttcagatcttcaaccaaaacctaatattaaagggaacctgagtgaacaaataacacaattacatacttatttaatttatttactaaacaaagttatgcaataCCCAATTCCCCTTGTGagaaagtaattgcccccttacactcaataaccgGTTGTCCCACCTTGAGCTGCAATTACtgcaaccaaacgcttcctgtagttgtctatcagtctctcacatcgctgtggaggaatgttGTCCATCTCTTCCACGCAGAACTGCTGTAACTCAGAGACATTTGTGGgctttcaagcatgaactgctcgtttcaggTCCTGCCACATCTCAATCGgatttaggtctggactttgactaggccattcaaaAACGTGAAATGTCTTGCTTTTCAGCCATTCTGACATAGACATGCTTGTTTGTTTAAGatgattgtcttgctgcatgacccagctgtgctTCAGCACGCGgatggatggcctgacattcccCTTTTAGAATTCTCTGATACCGAACAGAaaggtgcttccaggtgctttttggcaaactttaAGTCTACTTTTTGGACGACGTGGGCCCCCGTTGTCTGTCGAAatccaaacactgcattccacagtaagaacctcataccaacggtcaaaaatactttgctgcctcaggacttGGACGACTTGTCATCATTAAAGAAACGGCTGTGTATCGgggaatgtcaggccatccatcCATGAGCTGAAGCGAAGCTGGGTCATGcggcaagacaatgatccaaaacacacaagcaAGTCTAcagcaaaaatagagaaaatcattGGCCAGCTCATTGCTTTTACTCATCGTCTCTAATCTGGTGTGCCAACCCTTTCAGAGCTCGTTCAATCCAGTGGAGTGTCTGCAGGAGCTGGAGATGCTGACCTCAGAGGTTCTTCTCCCTCTGCTGTCCCATGAGGCTGTTCACAGCCTGATTAACAACCTCAAGTGAGTCCCATCTACTTAGAAGCATAGAGCTACATCTGTGGTGATTTACTCCTTTACTGCAGAGCTTAATGGAGGGGATGTTGCTCTTTCTGTGTGGTTGGGCCTTCTCTGTCTAGCCCCTGATCCAGTGCTGTAGGATGATACTCTGGGAGTGTGTAGTCTCTCTGTTGTGATCTATCTGTGTTGTGTTCCCAGGTGTAGTTCGGCAGTATGTAACCCTCAGTCCTGCTGCCCCGACCCTGAGACCATCCCCAGTCTGCCTGGTCTGCACTGCGCCGGGTGGACGTCTGCTGGGGGTCTGCCTGGACCCAACTCCCCCTTCCCCCTCATTACCTCCCTGTGCTACCTCCTGGACACCCTCACCAGCATCCACAGAGGCCTGGTCCGCAAAGTACGTCCTTATGAAGCTGTAGTTACTCTCTAAATGTGACTTTTATCTGTCCGGTGTAAACAACAAGCTTTTAGTGTTGTTCTGCGTGGAACGGAATGAATATCTGTCGCCATCTAGTGGTTGATTCTGAGATGTGTAACAAACAATTCACATTCATGTCTTTGTCTTCTTACCTTACAGTGGGCTAGTGGGCCCAGGACTAATCTCTCtcctatgttctctctctctctctgttcagttcAGCTCCCTCCTTCTCTTTGAGGCTGTGCTAGGATACCTGCGTGGCTGTGGCCAAGCCAAGCCCACCCTGTCTCACTGGGTCCTGCGTCATGAACACCACCTGCTCTACCTGCTGCTGAGGCTGGCCTGTAGACTGGTAGTGTATAGAGCCCAACTTCCATCACTCAGTCTTAGGCTAGTCTgtgtaccagtctgtttagctatcaTTCCACTCCTGCCATTGGCATTTGACCCGgagtacaaggagtggaatgttagccaaacagactggtacccatcTAGTCATTCAGGGTCATGCTGTTTATCATCGCCCAGTAGGCTCATCTTGTGTTGTCATTGAGTCACTTTGTATCTCAGACCAGTGATTCTGTTAAGAGGTGCATATGTACATGTTTATGCGTCTGATGTCTCCGCTTGTTGTCCCTTGACAAGTTCCTCCGTTAAATATTTCACATACAGATAGTTTGCCATGATCATCTTTGTGTGATTTGGACATTTTGGATGAGTTACCGTTTTGTACTCAATGCTTGCAGGTTCCAACTGACCCAGAGGTGGCCAAGCATGCTGCCCTGTTTCACCACGTGTCTCTGGTAATGCTTCCCTGGCTATTACCTGGCAGTGAATACCTGGCCCATGAACTCATGGCCACCATGGTCTTCAACAAAGACTTCATACCGTGAGTCTTTTAGTGATACTGTCTTCATTACTCAGTAGGTCATAGGTTCGAAGCCATTAGACTAGAGGTAGAAGTCTTCCCAGAGGCAAtgaagcttctttttttttataaTTCCTTTTTTCAAACAATATCACATTTCATACAGACATGATATAAGACAAGGTAATGAGGTTTTCTCATTTCCTTTTTGGCAAGTTCTGTTGAAAGCGAATGCTCTCACGAGTGTTGTCTATGGAATTAGGAAGGTTCCCCGGGGCAAATGTACATACATGGTGGCCTCTCCTCACAGCAGGATTGCCAACCCAAAAGGAGCTCTCCTCCAATTAAGTTTCATAAAGCAGAACTTAAACTCTGGAATTCCAATGTAGTGAAATATTTGTTGTGTTGAGGTGCAGGGCCAGAAGATACATTGTTGTTGAAAGAGGAGATGTACTTCAGCCAGGGTGGTTTGCGGTGCATTAACGTATGCCCAAATGTGAAATGTTGGCACAACACAGGGGGGGAAAAATGGTTGATTCATTGCAAATGTATGTAGTTTATGGCAGTGGTGGGCTGCCAGTGGGCATTGTGTACCCTATGCAGTAGAGTGGTTTATGTTTACACAGCATCTGTTCTGCTAAGCACaccatttttttaaattcttgaAACAAATTCTGACattctgttttgtttttacatttccATCGTCTGGATCTAATTTGTTTCAGGAATAAATGTGAAGCAGGTTTTCAAAAGGTCACGACTAAGGGCTTTGATCTCAAGTCCACATGAAGTGcactgtttttttcccctcaggaTGGGACTTTGGGTTCAAACAGTGTTTGAGCCCAGCTCAAGTATATGATAGAAAATAAATATACCTAATAAATAAATTTAACCCTGGTCTGCTATGCAGATGGACTATTTAGAACACATGGTAATCTCTTTTGTGTTTTGTCGGTGttgttgagtgagaggactaTGACTATAAATCCTTTCCAACGGGATATTAAGCTATGTCATGCTAAGCCATCTCGCATTATATCGAGGTTGCACCAAATAGTAGCCTCCGGAGCTATCTCCTGACCTTTTCACTTTAAGTTAGATCACTGCTCTATAGCTGGTATTCCTCTGATGCCACTGCCAACCTGCCTCATTAGTCTTCTTGTAAAGGCCCTATTGTATTTGAACTCAGTGCTGTATAGCTCAACTATTCCATTCTCCCTGTCTTCCAGAGAGGGTCAGATTGGAGGGCCCGAGGCTGCAGAGATGTCTGAGCTGCGGCTCCAGGAGTGCTCCGCCCCTCCCCTCCAGACCCTGGGTCCTCTGCTGAGGGAAGCCTGTGTCCAGCTGCCCTCTGTCCGGGGCTGCTACCTCTCCCACCTGGCCCACATGGagccctctgtcctctcctccagggACTTCCACTTGGGCAGAACGCCCTGGCTCAACACCCAGCTCCTCCCAGAACTTTCTGGACCCTCCCTCCCCTCCGATTGGCCCTTCCTGCCACTCGTCAGCCTGTACGAGCAGGCGGGTGCACCGGACGGAGGGGGCCTGCAGGTGGAGTCGCTCCCTGCGGGGGCAGTGCAGTCGGTCACACACTGCCTGCAGTGGCTGCTGCTGctggaggtctggagggaggATGCCCTCAGGGTGGT contains:
- the LOC139530646 gene encoding RNA polymerase II-associated protein 1-like, with product MIRRPKPTDSEADLLQEQERFLASGTPSTVNVVRRPDKRSGDSKGAQGDQRDVVTIQDLPDELPTLTPAPPKKSRLKVDRVRFEDEDPEERLDRHDTHISAVLSKIIERDTSTTPVSSPAFTSLAFPKVLHRPEMESMVPAAGEKRSIFARQIAAQRIKEGNTPLYFAPESRGQTSGPKVLNLSPESTMEMDQPPSRLDRFSAMVGPRLVSGQGLGGSDSTVEMLKIQQENQAKLQAMSKGEILEEQKRLLGQLDPRLVDFVRSRKAQGALASAPQPSNSQDERRREQRLQETVMMPDQNPREVEMEREEDEDEPTPQPPMKEEDLPVKPQKEWVHMDKLEPEKLEWIRDLPAPRRKGTKQAMQARFDFAGTLIPPTEDLPTHLGLHHHGEEPELAGYSLQELFLLSRSQVIQQRSLALNTLAHILTKARAGEFAAALRGSVVSTLLDAGLLFLLRFSLDDNVEGVMSAAVHALRALLVSSDDEDCLDSTLSWFRGLASFPLLPTAQEEEDEEDEGLPEVMRETAQEKEEKKTDHDVARNDVVKGLLRMKLLPRLRYILEVIRPSPRVVQDMLGVLIRIARHSSSAATQVLDCPRLMETVMSEFLPCSWTVPASPTPQSAYGLPVANAMKLLRVLATTGRHACARLLNSLGARERLSRLLAPEPSELLLEPEEALRVSTEAYRLWAVAASYGQACNLYTDLYPILVRVLQSAHRSWRPSDPLLTLELHRLQALLTLLTHVTHTAGCHQELQAGLVSSQGAECPPPPPVTWGHVTGLQPTVLGLLKGCVRTLGEPVQRESTLRLVPAYLVYMGAFYSQLSIQSSFNPVECLQELEMLTSEVLLPLLSHEAVHSLINNLKCSSAVCNPQSCCPDPETIPSLPGLHCAGWTSAGGLPGPNSPFPLITSLCYLLDTLTSIHRGLVRKFSSLLLFEAVLGYLRGCGQAKPTLSHWVLRHEHHLLYLLLRLACRLVPTDPEVAKHAALFHHVSLVMLPWLLPGSEYLAHELMATMVFNKDFIPEGQIGGPEAAEMSELRLQECSAPPLQTLGPLLREACVQLPSVRGCYLSHLAHMEPSVLSSRDFHLGRTPWLNTQLLPELSGPSLPSDWPFLPLVSLYEQAGAPDGGGLQVESLPAGAVQSVTHCLQWLLLLEVWREDALRVVLPVAKLARLACIFLCSSDLFMERPVQRLTWALFRLLTRPSQLEALDLNSPPTGLASFNDLYSALVGQFEAVSFGDTLFGCVILLPLQRRFSATMRLTLFGEHVGLLRSLGVTLEQLAVPMERFTSPPEDSLPLLRLYFRALVTGTLRLCWCPVLYVVALSHLNTFIFSQDAASQQVETARRSLLRKTHYLTDEVLRSHLLLFRLPQKDAELGFNTYDQLPPIRQRRLESVLGTQGMSDSKGE